From one Lycium ferocissimum isolate CSIRO_LF1 chromosome 7, AGI_CSIRO_Lferr_CH_V1, whole genome shotgun sequence genomic stretch:
- the LOC132062059 gene encoding uncharacterized protein LOC132062059, translating into MVNLLLKGYLWTRSTDKAKKALISWEQLCKPKAAGGLNFTDILEWNRAAISKLLWNLSHKKDKLWILKSKKYFEKAGYTYADYLHMPKFSIQCFYRTLQPIYPKVPWRKMICNNYGVPKWIFTFRVAAMGRLYTRDRLAKWGIANILDYPLCNNAHESIRHLYFMCPFSNYVWTQLLAWQGINKAPQDWEVELAWISRNTRKSGEAEIFRMVAAGCIYHIWKERNYRIFQAKTRTAKQVIKTVIQEVCYRGNVRAGIERRLRAMNFYPV; encoded by the exons atgGTCAATTTACTATTAAAGGGGTATCTATGGACTAGAAGCACTGACAAAGCAAAGAAAGCTCTCATATCCTGGGAACAATTATGCAAACCAAAGGCAGCAGGGGGGCTAAACTTTACTGATATTTTGGAGTGGAATAGAGCAGCAATTTCAAAACTTCTATGGAATCTGAGCCATAAAAAGGACAAACTATGG ATACTGAAGAGCAAGAAGTACTTTGAAAAGGCAGGGTATACATATGCAGATTACCTTCATATGCCTAAATTCTCAATTCAATGCTTCTACAGAACACTACAACCTATATACCCCAAAGTCCCTTGGAGAAAGATGATTTGCAACAACTATGGTGTGCCCAAATGGATATTCACATTCCGAGTAGCTGCTATGGGAAGATTATATACCAGAGACAGACTTGCCAAATGGGGAATCGCAAATATACTTGACTACCCACTATGCAATAATGCTCATGAGTCAATTAGACATCTATACTTTATGTGTCCCTTCTCTAACTACGTGTGGACTCAACTGTTAGCTTGGCAAGGGATAAACAAAGCACCCCAAGACTGGGAAGTGGAACTggcatggatatcaagaaacactAGGAAATCAGGGGAGGCTGAAATATTTAGAATGGTTGCTGCAGGTTgcatatatcatatatggaaagaaaggaactaCAGAATTTTTCAAGCCAAAACCAGGACTGCTAAACAAGTGATCAAGACAGTCATTCAGGAGGTCTGTTATAGAGGAAATGTACGAGCTGGGATTGAGCGAAGACTGAGAGCCATGAACTTTTACCCTGTGTAA